TTTGAGATTAGTCTTTCCTGGCCAATTACCACTGCAACGGCTGAAAGGTCGTTTTCCTCACTCAGGCGTCTAAAAACCTATCTTAGGAGTAAAATGGGCGAGGATCGGCTAGTAGGATTAGCTTTGATGGCCATTGAGAGAGAAAAGACAGCTGAGCTGATGTCGGATGTAGGACTCGATATGTTGGTCGAAAAATTTGCTAGTATGCATGGTAGAAAAGTTAGTTTGTATTAAGATGGGCagattttttatcacaatttaaataaagtcgTATCTTTATTCTAagtattaatattacaattttaaagaaagattgattttttaaagaaaagactgttttttattaataatttttgttgagtttttaacattttaagaaaaggttgatgttttttgtatttttattaattattataatttttaagagtgtcaaattttttttttttttttttcaatacttttttgtttgatacctataaataaatacttaaaatttataacgtgtttatttaactacaactttttcttcaattaacaatttttttttttatactattggTGCCCCCCCCCAATAATTTCGTCCTCGGGACGCCTATGGTCATATACTCAAGTTTACTGTCGGAGTctttgcttttatttatttttttttatatgtttataattttagattaaaagttATTTCGGAGTTTGGAGAATActctttttaataatagtatttatttttacaaatgagcgccttttacatgatttttACTATTTGTTTTACGTACAAATAtcatacttattatttttctgttgcACCGATGGTGGGTGCAAAGTCTTTTGCCACGTTCTAGTAACGGTCCTGTAATTTATGGGGAATTTTTACATACCAAGTTCTTGGCCgtcttgttaaaaatataaacacaacaagtgaaatttacaaaattaaaaaaaatctcgataaatttttcgggtacggatccctaaactcgcacttgaaacatagctaagtagctaagaacactctccgttaaattacctttcaaacgaaaccaaaaaattaaaatcggttcatccgtttaggcactacgatgccacagacaggcacacacacatagcggtcaaactaacaccccttttttttagttcgggattaaaaaacaatttaaacaagtcaaaacaatcaagtgactgagttaattgttgaaatgctaTGTAAagacagacccaagacccacttgacccatgttgcttatttacgaactcaatcacactttttatgtcctgagcacgctataaaaacttcatcctttttcgtttttgagctatcgtgttggcagacagacaaacggacagacagaaGGACAGGCAgcagaaaatggactaattaggtgattttatgaactcctataccaaaattttgttcgtagcgtcaataagcgttacaaacttgggactaaacctagtataccttgatatattttatatatacagccgtataaaaatatcgttgtgtgcgtagtcatggtagggataataaaatcgatgccagcgctttaagtgaaaaattttggagataaagtgggctgttatgactaatttgcaattatttacatgttaatgatatagaaactgtcaaattaaaatgattgaaaaacactaattaattaaacttaatgcattaaaaattgtgaaaataagaaatcaaattgtacaaatattatttttcaaatgttaattatcgtaattatttatttaaatttgtgaaacaagaatattaaattttaaatgtaagttttcaatgcaatccacacaattatatatgcatccattaattctataattaaagtagtgtatcgttgtcatggaaacgaaattcacgctcggagcgaatacagccgtgtgtgtatataatattaaatagtgTAACAAATAGTGTGCGTATTATGAGCATAATTTTATGAACTTGACTTCTACGTTGTTAAACGTTGCAAgacaaaaaagaaaagtttctgTGAATTCATTTGCAGCGTTTCTCTCTCCTTGTATTTTAGTTCGCGCTAAATTTGTAATAGCCCAGGAGCTGTCAATCTAAAAAGTTCCCTCAtacgtgcatatattttttttaaaaaaaatagatagtttAAAACGATAGGAATTCGAAACGGTAGGTTTGCGTGGTTTTGCAaagccgaaaaaatgtttaaaaaaattaattattaaaaaaatcgataaatgtttgtctctcatgttgtgaaatggtttgcctaaagtatattctacagaaaatttcattatctttcagaaaaaatttacgcaaaccaatttttttagccGGGAGAGTCAGGCAAGCCTTTTAAAGTGTGTGATGAGGGAGGAAATTTCTCCCTCATTAcgtaacatgattttttttttttattttgttccttgCAGTGTCTACTTTAAGATTATCTTGGTTTGTGGGCTCAGAAACGGCCGGAAATGTCCAGCAAACCAGCTTAAAGTTCATCTACTCTgaactcattttcaataaatataaactagaaTAAATGTTTCGTTGTAAAATTACTATTGTTTTatggtgatttttattttttattttctattaaatacttttattttataaaattacttttctatattttcttttgatatacTTTAGTACGAACTTCATATAGGATATGACGTCTTGTTGTTTTTACGATTTGAAATAATGAAAGGGTAAATATAGTTAAAGGAAtaataggaaatttttattttggatggatttaataatttaatagagtgAAAACAATTATCAATTGTTAATGCTAAaacatagtttattttattgatcatCAAAGTCAAACATAGTTTATATCATTAATCATCGAAGTCAATTTCATCAATACTCCAATGATTTCTATTTGTTGATTCTTTATCTTCTTCACTCTCTTCCTCTGATTCTTCGGTATTAATTTCTGCTCGCAAAATTTCTTCTACTTTTGAAGGTGCCGCTGGGCCTTTGTTCCATAACGGTTCTAACTTATTGTCGCTATTCAATTGCCATCCACATTCAGTGGGTTCATATACGACACACAGAGGTTCAGTGGCATTTTGCCACattgtatttacaaatattgtacGCAAAGCTTTCTGCGACAAGGTTTTCCAACATGGAGGAATGTTGCTGGAATCGAAATTAAtcgaaatcgaaattaatttattgaaaatgagttcAGAGTAGATGAACTTTAAGCTGGTTTGCTGGACATTTCCGGCCGTTTCTGAGCCCGCAAACCAAGATAATCTTAAAGTAGACACTGcaaggaacaaaataaaaaaaaaaaaaatcatgttacgTAATGAGGGAGAAATTTCCTCCCTCATCACACACTTTAAAAGGCTTGCCTGACTCTCCCggctaaaaaaattggtttgcgtaaattttttctgaaagataatgaaattttctgtagaatatactttaggcaaaccatttcacaacatgagagacaaacattgatcgatttttttaataattaatttttttaaacattttttcggcttTGCAAAACCACGCAAACCTACCGTTTCGAATTCCTATAGTTTTaaactatctatttttttttaaaaaaatatatgcacgtaTGAGGGAACTTTTTAGATTGACAGCTCCTGGGCTATAATATTTGTTTGCCGTTAGCGGTAGATGGCAGATAGTATACTTTTTGACACCGCCGTAACGCCGTTCGGTTgtatacaataaatacatcGAATAATAACCAAGATTATTGTTTACCGTTTGATTAGTACTCAGTTTCGCAgtgtaattaaataatgaaataaatttattaaatgcataaaaactattaaaaatgcctgcatttttaaaacatatcgaAGTTGAAAACTTCAAGTCATATCGAGGCAAACTGATAATTGGACCTTTGAAATCTTTTAACGCAGTAATTGGTCCAAATGGGTCaggtaatttttaatgatacgTTTTATCATATTctataactaattattataattattgaatttaggtaaatcaaattttatggaCGCCGTAAGTTTTGTTATGGGCGAAAAAACATCAAGCCTTCGagttaaaaagttttcagaTCTAATTCATGGGGCATCCATCAATAAACCAGTTTCTAGAAGGTATTCTGTTAAAATGACtaaattcgatatttttacGTAATCTAATGaatgtttcaattttagttGCTCAGTAACTGCTGTATTTGAGCTTGAAGATGGCAccgaaaaaagttttatgagAACCGTCAATTATGGTTCATCagatcataaaattaataatcagaACGTATCCCAGCAagcatatttaaatgaattagaaaagttaGGAATTAACGTAAAAGCAAAGAATTTTTTGGTATTTCAAGGAGCAGTTGAATCAATAGCTATGAAAAATCCAAAAGAACGAACGGCTTTATTCGAAGAAATTAGCGGGTACgtgctaatttttatttatggtttttatttgTGCAAACTAGAGCATACTTGTTCAAGATATTACAAGTCATGTTTAAGCAGCACAGACATAAAATctctaatatattattaatattatttattcggtATATaatgttgataaaaaattttctacacaaAGAGACACATTTCctaataaaatcatttgataAAACAGTATACTCTTTGATTATTCATTAATGTTCATTATTTACTTGTAGATCTGGAGTTTTAAAGCAAGAATATGATCGCCTTCGATTAGAAATGTTAAAAGCTGAAGAAGAAACACAATTCTCGTATCAAAAGAAAAAAGGTATATCAGCTGAACGAAAAGAAGCCAGATTAGAGAAAGAAGAAGCTGATAAATATGCTCGATTAAAAGCGGATTTGGTACGTTTTACATTTAGTACATCGACTAATTTAAATTCGTtgctttacttttttatttttattttaggcgGATAAGCAAATTGAATTGCAATTATTTCGATTGTTTCATAACGAAAGAGAAATCAAAGAGCTTGAAGAAGAATTAAAACGTAAACAACatgaagttgaaaaaattgagaagaaaaaagaaaaagctgaagaagtattaaaagaaaaaaagaaggaACAAGGTAAAGCTGGACGAGAATTAGCAAAAATTGAACAAGAAATTCGTGAAATGGAAGCGGAAACGTCGAAGAAAAAACCCCAATTTATCAAAGCAAAAGAAAGAGTTtcacatatacaaaaaaaattagaaggAGCGCAAAAAACTTTGGAGAAGGCACGTAAAGCAAATGATGCACATTTGAATGATATTAGAAAGTTGGAGGAAGAACTCGCTAAAGTAGAAGCTGAACAAGCTGAGTATGAAGCAACTATCGCGGGAGAATCTGAAAGCCAAGGGAGAAGTGTTCAGTTAGAAGATGCTCAGGTTTGCATATTTAAAGATACTTAACTCTTTGCAATATGTTTTATATGCTTATCATTAATCGAATTAGGTACGAGAATATCACCGATTGAAAGAAGCTGCTGGAAAACAATCAGCAAGATATTTACAGCAACTGGATTCGGTTAATCGCGAACAGAAAGCTGATCAAGATCGTTTGGATAATGTGTATCGCATGCGTACTGATGCTGAAAATAAACGTAGTCAAAAAGAGCACGAAAAAGAAGAAATGCAAAAACGTATTGAAAAATTAGCTGATCATATTCGAACCAACGAACAAGCAttaaaagagaagcgaaaaaTGTGTTTAGAGCTGCAATCAGACGTTGGTACGTCAAAAGGTCGTGTAttagaaattgaaaaacaattagaAGAAGTTGTTGAACAACTTGGCGATGCAAAAGTTGACAAACATGAAGACTCGcgtcgaaagaaaaaacaagaaattgtaGAACGATTCAAGAGTAATTATCCCGGTGTGGtacgtaaattattatttcaagtatcttaaacaaatattaatttgctgTAGTATCGCGTCGAATTCTATAAAAGTCCATTATCAAATTTTGTAACCCTAGAACGCAAAATTGAGCTATCCATTAGAACATATGATCCTGAATTCCAGTCTTAGGTACCCCTACTGTTTATATCCCAGTCGATTTTTTAGAGTTTGAAGACACTCTAAAcctttcttttcattattaattttgtcgAGCGTTAATTTATAGAAttccattataaataaaacaaaaatcattttacaaaatccactaaaaattatatttatgtttaaataaatatataataaaatttgtaacaatTGTTTTGTAAACAAGCGTTGTATAggcaatatttatttacagcGGTAGAATGCGCCCCGCCGGCGGCCCGGGTTTTTTCTAGAACAATGCTCCAGAAATGTAAGATATtgctttaatattgattttcccCTATATCAAAACACAAAGTCTTGTCAAAAGATTGGCATGTTTTGTTTTTCGTATGTAGTCCGCTTGATGGAAACAATAGTTTTGCGTTTGTTTTTGTTctagaaaatttattgatttaaaaataaatatcatttttagtggattttaaaaataagttttgttttctatcttatccaattaaaaaaaaaaaaagataataacaggatttactgtaaaattaatatgttatataataaattaaatttctttacatTAGTATTTCATTATTCTTACTTATTTTGTAGTATGATCGCATGATTTCAATGTGTCAACCAATACACAAACGATACAATGTAGCAATTACAAAAGTACTTGGTAAGTACATGGAGGCTATTGTTGTTGACACAGAGCATACAGCACGTCAATGTATCcaatatttaaaagaacagaTGTTAGAACCCGAAACATTTTTACCATTGGATTACCTACAAACAAAACCATTGAAGGAACGTTTAAGAAATATTCAATCACCAAGCGGTGTCAAGTTATTGTATGATGTGTTAACATTTCAACCACAGGCAATTAATCGTGCTGTACTTTTTGCAACGAATAATGCTTTGGTTTGTGAAACACCAGATGATGCAAACAAAGTCGCATACGAAATGGATAAATACCGCTACGATTGCGTTGCTTTAGATGGTACATTTTATCAAAAGTCTGGAATTATTTCGGGTGGTAGCTTGGATTTAGCACGTAAAGCTAAACGTTGGGATGAAAAACATATGGCACAATTGAAAGCTAAAAAGGAGAAACTATCTGAAGAGCTACGTGAATCAATGAAAAATTCTCGAAAAGAATCCGAATTGAATACATTAAATTCACAGATTGCTGGGTATGAATCACGTTTGAAATATTCCAAAGCAGATTTAGCAACCACTACCAAAGAAATAGAAACTGTTGAAAAAGAACTGAAACGATTGGAAAAAGAAATGAAAGAATTTGGTCCAACTATTGCCGAGATTGAACGTACAATGCAAATACGGGaccaaaaaattgaagaaatcaAAGAGAATATGAATAATGTCGAGGATGTtgtattcgctagtttttgtgAACAAATTGGTGTTAGTAACATCAGACAATACGAGGAACGCGAATTACGTACTCAAGAACAAAGGAAACAAAAACGACTTGAATTTGAAATGCAAATTAACGCCATTTCAAGTAatttagaatttgaaaaaagtcgAGATACTCAAAGTAAGTTTCTTTTCGTAATATTTCAATATCACAGGTTTTCTTTCactgagataaaattaaaaacacttatttaaacatttagatAATGTTTCACGTTGGGAGCGAGCTGTTCACGATGACGAGGAAGAATTAGAATCCTGTCGTAAAGTAGAAGCAAAACACAGACAAGAAATAGACAACGATatgaaaaatatcgaaaaattaaaatctgagAAAGTAGCACGTAAACAAGAATATGATCGAATGGAGGAAGAAGTTGGTAAAGCACGCCGTGAAGTTGGTACAATTGCTAAAGATATTCAAGCTGTCCAAAAACAACTTACGTCCATCGAAACAAAAAtagaaagcaaaaaaagcgcTCGACATAATATTCTAAAACAGTGCAAGGTTAAGTAATCACTTTTAATTTGTATTCTTTTAATGtcttattattgaataataaataaaatttgtctgtTATTAATTTCTTAGATGGATGACATAGCCATTCCCATGGAACAAGGTAATATGGAAGATATTGCACTTGAAACACCAGCAAATTCagaaaattcaacaaataattCGACTATTGGCAGTTCAAATAATTCATCACGACAGTTCCCTAGGGAAAATCGGTAAGTTACTAATAAGGTCACACGTAGGTTACTCTTAAGACCACAGATACTCATATATGCGTGCACCTTcatttattacgaaaaaacaggcAAATAACGACTTCTTTTAACATGATCGAAtaataaaacgtgttttttatTCACACTAATAAGAATTTTGATCCTTCAAACCTTAAGTGCACAGATGTATacccactttttttatttttcaagtaaaatacaaaattaaaattttttttcgctttaACCTAAATGAACTCAAAAagcgtataaaataattacagacttgatttatttaagtttaggTCTTAAGAGGTTatgacaaacttttatttaaatttaatttttttttttttcattttagagtcattaaaattgattaccgTCATTTATCTTTATCATTACGAGACCTTGAAGATCCTGACGatgtaaagaaaaaagaaaacagtTTAAACAAATCTATTAAAAGTCTTCAAGATACGGTTACAAATATTCAAGCTCCAAATATGAAGGTAATTTTCAACtgcttttaaaaatgctttttgttaGGATTACATTAAAAACTAGTCGTTATTCATTCTCTTCGTTGAACAAAtgcaactttataaataaacatcatTACACGATATTCTCCCGTGTCTTTTTGAGTCTTTCTCTTTAGACACACTTAAAATGAGGATATTTATATCTCAAACTGAACTATTTCCTTCATGACATGGAGATTTCTACTGATTACACTTGTAGGGCCTATTTGGAGAACAATAAAATCTCCATACATGTTTTGCACCTGCAGAAACTTACAGGGCGTCTGGTTTAGAATGTTTGAGTCTGAAATCTTGGAAGAAATTTCGATGGAGAAGCTGTGGACTTTCTGTGTAGAGCTTGGTCTCGACAGGATGCCATACCTTCAACTGCTTACCTTCCTTGCATTACCTTTCCAAGGAAGGTACAATTTGCTGTTTTATATGTTCCTTCTGTTTTATTACCcctcttatgttttattattattataatatatggtAATATGATAACTATACTCTCAGTGACTACTCTCCTATAAGAAGGTTAAAGACCACAAAGGTCACAAGTTTACACCAGGAAATGGAGTTTAATGAGGATGGGAGCTAATATAGCAAAGAGCCATTGTCTCGACAAAATATTACATACAGatccaattattattattatatataaaggtTATTCACTTTATTCGACCCAAAAATTAAGGATAAAAACATTATGcttgatttttagaaaatttagatTCTGGGATATATCAAGGCTTATTGGCTGTacattttaagattattttcgtAATGTACAGGATGCCCGGAAAAcacgaaaaattcaaaagttatatattttttaaatggaacatcctgtataatattttaatttcatgttcTATTGTCAAAATAAATGTGATTTTCATCTAATTCAACTTGGTGTCTACTAATCGATTACATTTTTTGTCCCAATtgtgaataattgaattacgtataTTAATATGCATAAAGTCACCTATGGACGATTCACTCGATTAGTAGGCTCCAAGTTTTGGTTTGAAAAGCAGATataagcttaaaaaatttatacgttaaaattgctattacattttcagaaaatacagaatatttcgaaaactactaaTTGATTGAATCATCCAGGGGCACTTTTCgcatattaaatttgtaaaaattagttCGCATTATGGAAATGCGCTCTCCAAATTGAGCTTGAGCAGGTATTCGATTATCTGTGAGCCAACTCTAGTGGCTAAATTGGTTTGAGCTGATATGGTCTGAGTGTGTTCCTcgcatagaaatattttaagaatagaGGGCGCGAGTACCCGGACATTCACTATTCTCTCGCGCACTCTATTCTTATTATATCTCCCTCGTAGACATCGAATATAACCTATCATGAATTGAGTTCATGTTAAGGAAGTGCTTTTTGGTAGTGTCGACAATACCGCTCCCTTCCAatctttttatgtaaatatttaattcgtCCACAaacatgaaaagaaaaaatcactcttCGATACGAAacattaatattagtttttatattagttttccaaaataAGAATGTTGAGGAACTTTAAAAGCTCAAACTTTGTATCGTAAGgagtatcgaaaattttgattcgCAAACTTCTAACCTGTATATAagggatatatatatatatatatatatatatatatccttaCGATTCAAAATTAGAGCTTTTAAAGTTCCTCAACATTCTTATTTTGGGGGAAAGTAATATTCCGTAGttgatattattgataagaatgACGTATGTGCcacctaaattatttattgcttctTAGGCGTTTTAatcgttttaatattttcatctaatttcACCTAGTTAtaagaaaaatcattattaaaattggaaGCCGTACttaatctcaaatattttcatacatttctcTTTTTGGAAACTACCttacattataaaatactttattactTGAATTTAATTTACAGGCTATACAAAAACTTGAACAAGCTTCAGGTAAACTACAATCAACAAACGAAGAACTGGAAAATGCTAGAAAAAAAGCAAAGAAAGCTAAAATAGCttttgaaaaagtacaaaaagaaCGACACGATAAATTTATGACTTGCTTTGAATACGTTGCAAATGAAATTGACACCATTTACAAAGTTTGTATTCAAATTACTTTCAAAGACATTCATTTTCTAAtcttattgtaatattttgcaGTCGTTAACTAAAAATCAATCAGCTCAAGCTATGATCGTGCCAGAAAATCCTGAAGAACCATTTTTAGATGGAATAAACTACAATTGTGTAGCACCAGGTAAACGTTTTCAACCAATGCAAAATTTGTCTGGTGGAGAGAAAACCGTAGCTGCGTTAGCCTTATTGTTTGCAATACATAGTTTTCAACCAGCACCATTCTTCGTCCTCGACGA
This genomic interval from Chrysoperla carnea chromosome 1, inChrCarn1.1, whole genome shotgun sequence contains the following:
- the LOC123304045 gene encoding structural maintenance of chromosomes protein 1A yields the protein MPAFLKHIEVENFKSYRGKLIIGPLKSFNAVIGPNGSGKSNFMDAVSFVMGEKTSSLRVKKFSDLIHGASINKPVSRSCSVTAVFELEDGTEKSFMRTVNYGSSDHKINNQNVSQQAYLNELEKLGINVKAKNFLVFQGAVESIAMKNPKERTALFEEISGSGVLKQEYDRLRLEMLKAEEETQFSYQKKKGISAERKEARLEKEEADKYARLKADLADKQIELQLFRLFHNEREIKELEEELKRKQHEVEKIEKKKEKAEEVLKEKKKEQGKAGRELAKIEQEIREMEAETSKKKPQFIKAKERVSHIQKKLEGAQKTLEKARKANDAHLNDIRKLEEELAKVEAEQAEYEATIAGESESQGRSVQLEDAQVREYHRLKEAAGKQSARYLQQLDSVNREQKADQDRLDNVYRMRTDAENKRSQKEHEKEEMQKRIEKLADHIRTNEQALKEKRKMCLELQSDVGTSKGRVLEIEKQLEEVVEQLGDAKVDKHEDSRRKKKQEIVERFKSNYPGVYDRMISMCQPIHKRYNVAITKVLGKYMEAIVVDTEHTARQCIQYLKEQMLEPETFLPLDYLQTKPLKERLRNIQSPSGVKLLYDVLTFQPQAINRAVLFATNNALVCETPDDANKVAYEMDKYRYDCVALDGTFYQKSGIISGGSLDLARKAKRWDEKHMAQLKAKKEKLSEELRESMKNSRKESELNTLNSQIAGYESRLKYSKADLATTTKEIETVEKELKRLEKEMKEFGPTIAEIERTMQIRDQKIEEIKENMNNVEDVVFASFCEQIGVSNIRQYEERELRTQEQRKQKRLEFEMQINAISSNLEFEKSRDTQNNVSRWERAVHDDEEELESCRKVEAKHRQEIDNDMKNIEKLKSEKVARKQEYDRMEEEVGKARREVGTIAKDIQAVQKQLTSIETKIESKKSARHNILKQCKMDDIAIPMEQGNMEDIALETPANSENSTNNSTIGSSNNSSRQFPRENRVIKIDYRHLSLSLRDLEDPDDVKKKENSLNKSIKSLQDTVTNIQAPNMKAIQKLEQASGKLQSTNEELENARKKAKKAKIAFEKVQKERHDKFMTCFEYVANEIDTIYKSLTKNQSAQAMIVPENPEEPFLDGINYNCVAPGKRFQPMQNLSGGEKTVAALALLFAIHSFQPAPFFVLDEIDAALDNTNIGKVASYIREKTANLQTIVISLKEEFYSHADSLFGIVPDQGECLISNCLTIDLNQFPAN